A window of the Gossypium hirsutum isolate 1008001.06 chromosome A03, Gossypium_hirsutum_v2.1, whole genome shotgun sequence genome harbors these coding sequences:
- the LOC107898261 gene encoding uncharacterized protein codes for MAPLKAPRTDGFSAIFFQRQIVFCPFCFLKLGRRIYWSKSMRVLEITPLEAVIESLLQSIYRKVPEDSERVWASLQLRTASPDSPTNCKTLFINNLYAADDQKKHLIAISLWALWNRRNKLINEGKIFSLQDLLGFIRGYSKKLSLSHEKLGAFCRPSPDILWSPPDFGVTKVNFDATFQCDSRTSTLAVIASDYKGDYLGTKTYLFNEVFNAFVAEVRASKRALLFATNMGFRRLLVE; via the exons ATGGCGCCACTGAAAGCCCCCAGGACTGATGGTTTTTCAGCAATATTCTTCCAAAG GCAAATCGTATTCTGTCCATTCTGCTTTCTGAAGCTCGGCCGTAGGATATACTGGTCTAAAAGTATGAGGGTTCTGGAGATTACTCCGTTAGAAGCGGTTATCGAGTCCTTGTTACAGAGTATTTACAGG AAAGTACCGGAAGACTCCGAACGTGTTTGGGCGTCTCTTCAACTCCGAACTGCCTCACCTGATAGCCCTACGAATTGCAAAACTcttttcattaataatttatatgcaGCTGATGATCAGAAAAAACATCTTATTGCTATTTCCTTATGGGCTTTATGGAATAGAAGAAATAAGCTTATTAACGaaggaaaaatattttctttgcAGGATCTTTTAGGTTTCATTCGCGGTTATAGTAAAAAATTAAGTTTGTCCCATGAAAAGTTGGGTGCTTTTTGTAGACCGTCACCGGATATTCTTTGGAGTCCTCCTGATTTTGGTGTTACCAAAGTAAATTTTGATGCAACATTTCAGTGTGACTCTAGGACTTCTACATTAGCGGTTATTGCCAGTGACTACAAAGGAGATTATTTAGGTACAAAAACTTATCTGTTCAACGAGGTATTCAATGCGTTCGTGGCTGAAGTGAGGGCGTCTAAAAGGGCGTTGCTGTTTGCGACTAACATGGGCTTCCGACGTCTGCTGGTGGAATGA
- the LOC121221153 gene encoding protein SODIUM POTASSIUM ROOT DEFECTIVE 3 encodes MKNGKMMRGFMCQSTAVNTACMAADPRSVVMPRRADRLRVGDDDDDKRVINNARYSRLVGADKRPIVTTFVRREQNQQQKPKKTLEKPVQLASSEHVFQVVVMRVAIHCQGCAGKVKKHLSKMEGVTSFSIDIETKRVTVMGHVSPVGVLESISKVKKAEFWPC; translated from the exons ATGAAGAATGGGAAGATGATGAGAGGCTTCATGTGCCAGTCCACGGCAGTAAACACTGCGTGCATGGCGGCCGATCCTCGCTCCGTTGTGATGCCGAGAAGGGCCGACAGACTCCGTGtaggtgatgatgatgatgataaaagAGTAATCAACAATGCTAGGTATTCTAGGCTTGTTGGAGCTGACAAGAGGCCAATTGTCACCACTTTTGTAAGAAGGGAACAAAATCAACAACAGAAGCCGAAGAAGACCCTTGAGAAACCGGTTCAACTAGCTTCATCGGAGCATGTTTTCCAG GTGGTTGTCATGCGGGTCGCCATTCATTGTCAAGGTTGTGCTGGTAAAGTGAAGAAACATTTATCCAAAATGGAag GGGTTACATCATTCAGTATAGACATTGAAACCAAGAGGGTGACGGTGATGGGGCACGTATCGCCGGTGGGTGTATTGGAGAGCATTTCAAAGGTGAAAAAGGCTGAGTTCTGGCCTTGTTGA
- the LOC121218418 gene encoding uncharacterized protein — translation MNSFEKNGGRLRAECQMNEFRMALDDCGLIDLGYIGRWFTWEQGKVLSTNIRKRLDQGVATLNWVNLCPNYQLEHLTHSFLDHCFILLDTLGKQRVLDIKNKPFWFEAKWCLEDSFEEEVRRIWNDISGSVPDKLRRLGQQLQRWNSSKAIGKKKNREILEERLNCLYELEPTDEILGEIIDIQLSLNLEANQEEIFWEQQARVNWLKNSDRNTCYFHKVVV, via the coding sequence ATGAATTCTTTCGAGAAGAATGGTGGTCGACTAAGGGCTGAATGTCAGATGAATGAATTTAGAATGGCTTTGGATGACTGCGGACTTATTGATCTTGGGTATATCGGTCGCTGGTTTACATGGGAACAAGGAAAGGTCTTGTCAACAAACATTAGAAAGAGGTTGGATCAGGGGGTTGCAACATTGAATTGGGTTAATCTTTGTCCTAACTACCAACTAGAACATTTGACTCATTCTTTTTTGGATCACTGTTTTATCCTTTTGGATACCTTAGGTAAGCAAAGGGTTTTGGACATTAAAAATAAACCATTCTGGTTTGAGGCCAAGTGGTGCTTAGAAGACTCTTTTGAGGAAGAAGTTAGGAGAATTTGGAATGATATTTCCGGAAGTGTTCCTGATAAGCTTAGACGATTGGGTCAGCAGCTTCAAAGGTGGAATAGTTCCAAAGCTATAGGCAAAAAGAAAAATCGAGAGATTCTTGAAGAAAGGCTTAATTGTCTTTATGAGTTGGAACCAACTGATGAGATTTTGGGTGAAATCATCGATATTCAATTGAGCCTGAATTTAGAGGCTAATCAAGAAGAAATTTTTTGGGAACAACAAGCTCGTGTCAATTGGCTGAAAAATAGTGACAGGAACACCTGTTACTTTCATAAAGTTGTTGTTTAA